Within Thunnus thynnus chromosome 15, fThuThy2.1, whole genome shotgun sequence, the genomic segment AAATTCAAGCTTACTTTGTATTCGTGAAGAATCCTGTTGGTCCAGTGGTAAGCTTTGCTTTTCACCTTAGATATCGGCACAATTGACTTCAAGTTTTCCTCACTAttggaaaaaacagagaaaaacacaaacttgaACAGTATTCAAGATGTTTCTGCACTTCAAAAACACAGCATTTAACTGGTAACAAGTAATCAATGCAATTTTCTGATAGTGCGTAAGACAGAAATGATATTTCACCATCAAATATGTCCACTATGTATTTAATcagaaatataatttataaacGGTCATTTACTTGAGGAACCCTTGCTTGTGCTTCTTGCTCTCATAGTTGCCGTAGATGATCTGCAGGAGTAGGCTGGCCAGTGTGATTAGCTTGGTGTCAGGAGCAGGAAAGAAGCCCTTCAGGAGGCAGTGACGCGCCTCATCAAACAGGATGAGGATGGCCAGCGGATCCTCCACCTGGGACAAAACAGTAAGTGGTGGAGTGAGGAATCGTTCTCAAATACTTGACATCTAAAtaacatatatacaataaaTCAGAAACAAATAGCTTCTTATAGATGTGAGCTACCTTTTTCTCAACATCTAGAGGCAACCGAACATCCCTGCGTAGGAAGAGCTGAGGTGTCTCCCTCTGAGGATCCAGCACCGTCAGGTCCGTCACAATCTCTGTCCAGATCCGCAGGTGCTGCAGGGGCTTGTGGTACGGCTTCAGCTGCAGGTCTGTCACACGTGtacgcaaacacacatgcacattacCGTTACTGCAACGTAGGTTTGCCATGACAACAGGAAAGGCTACTAATTCAAGAATGTATGATGCAACAACTGATCAAACGTCTTaagatgtaaagaaaaaaagtttgatcAAAAGCTTCTCCCGTAAAATTAACTAAGCAGGTTGGTATTTTGGATACATTTgggagtgtttgttttttttaatgtgtggaCTTACGGAGGTTCTCGGAGCAGATCCAGATGGTAAAGTACTGCTGGGTCTCCTGAGAAAGACGCATTCCCTCCATGATCTGCTGCACTGTTGTATTGTTGCCGTGTTTCAGCTCCACAGAGCGATACGAGCCATCCATGCGGTAGATTCGCACCTTCTCATACTGcggaacaaaaaaacatacagacaaaacCAAGTGAGACATAGCTTAGTCCTTTGATACAAAAAGTCAGATTCTGGTGGACACCTGGGTCTATACTTGAGGAAATAGCACCATCTAGTGAACAGAAGACTTAACTGCAGTGGAGTCATATAAGAGAAACAGAATAAACGTCGTGCCCCTAAAGCACTCGCACACTCCTGCATCATGTGTGTATTCATACACATACTTTTCTTCACATAGAATTgaatatacacaatatatacaatTCCTTTAGGTACTGTACCAAATAGCCTCAAAAAATTAGGACATATGCTGCTCTGTTATTGGTAGTTTGTTCCTTTCCGTCCTCCTTTCTTTGCGACATGTTTGCGATAAAAGTCTGATGTGTGACTCACAGGTTTGCTGTTGGCTTGCTGCAGAAGCTTCACCGTCTCCTCCCATTCATTCTGTTTGTTCTCCTCACACACTTGCAGAGGCGATCTCTTCTGCTGGTCCTCTATGTGCTGTTGGTGGGGAagtcaatatcaatatttaccATTTTATTGTTTACAACTGTAATTACATCATGAGATTTATTATGGTCATTTTATATCAGTTACAATACGAAGCCGTTACTACATAAGTcaaatttacattacatttaactTCCCAATATCACACAGTCCAGTGTAATGAATATCAAGTAAACAATTTGACaagtaataaacacattattgattttattattcaAAAGGAAATAAATCATTCTTGATGAAAAATAGCGCATGTATGatgtacaaataaatattaattccTTGTTAATAATGATCCACAGCAACATAACTTAATCGTACCCGGTCAATCTCAGGATGCTGCAGCAGGAGCTGTACTATCTCTACGTGGCCTCCTCTGGCTGCAAAGTGCAGAGGGGAGCTGAGCTGGCCGTTGAGCAAGTTTGGATTACAGTTACCTTTCTCCAGCAACAGCTTGGTCGCCTCCACTTTACCGTGCCTAAAGGGAACCACACAGATGTCAGACTTAATCACGACTCATCATGAACAAGATAAACTGAAgttgaagaaaataaaaaacacttatGGATACTTCTGACTTTTTTGGGCAGTTGGATGAACGTCAGACTCACCAGCAGGCGTAGTGAATGGGAGCCCAGTGGTCGCTGTCCAGCTGCTTGACTGAGAAGCCGCTGTCCAGAAGCTTGGAGAGCAGCTCTGTGTCTCCTTCACAGGCACTGCGGTGGAGGGGGAAGTCATCCACCCACTGACGCTCCCTGTGGAGAAAGGAGTTTGTGTTGATTGTTTATACAGTAAGACATTTATGAGGTGGAAAGGAACAGATGAAATTCACACTATCCTGCTGACTTTACAGGATGCCCCAAAAGGAGAAGAAATTAGACACACAAATAAGAGGAATATGACAATAGGTGACAGTGTGATTCATGTAAGAATAACTCACTTGTCTTCTGTCACACAGTTGGGACTGTGCTGCCACTTCTCCCTCTTCGGGATCTGGATCTTGGAATAGTCCGGCGCTCCAAGCCCAAAGTATGGGTTGATGATAACTTTGTCCACCTACAAATAAAAGGCCAGACAGGCATGCAGAACAAGGAAAAAGGGGCTAAGTTTATATGATTAATTAACAGCATTTTTATTCGAGACTGGAACCATGTAGGAACAGCTTgactggctctgtccaaaggaaaCAAAACCCACTTACCAGGTCCTCTAAATAAATCCAAACAAAAATCGAattggactatttcttggcctgTTTTCACATTGTCTCATCCAACTCTCAACAAGAAAGCGAATGAgtgtttttctcaaaatgtcaaattattccttcAGATTTTTCAGAAAATATTAGAACTGTCTCTTGGACTTTAGTTGAAATCTTCCAACAgtaaatttattcattttctagTCTTTCAAGTCTCTTCCGGTATTAAAAAAACCCACCAGAGGTCCTAATCTAGAAACATTTCCCTTTAAATAAACACCACTTTTTAAGTCTCTCACCCGGTTGGTGTACTGCAGATCAGAGCCATAGAGCGGATTAAGGATGCACATGTCCGCCTTTTCCAGGGACATCATTTTGCTCTTGATTTCCAGGGCAGTGTAGCCCATGTGCAGACCTTCATCACTCAGTTTGCCTTCGCTGCTGTAGGCCGGGTTGCTCACGTTAGTCTTTACCCGCTCCATGGGTGCTGGCCGGAACAGAGCAGGGATGGCGTGAGGCACAGTGTGCTGCTCCGCTAACCATCTATGGAGGTAAAAGAGGCAATGTTAAAGCCTTGTTTTACTTCCCAGTGCTATTTCCTGGCAAAGGGAAGACCAAATATATATCCTCACTTGTCTAAGGCCAGGAGCATCTTGGAGGTGCTGGGGCAGAAGTGGGTGCTGGTCTCACTGCACACCCGCATGATGTCTTGGAAGCAGTAGAAGCTCGGGCTCCCGGCACTATACACAGGCTTGCTGTTGTCTGTTCAGAATGACTCATTAATTTACTGCTGAGCTACAAAAACTGTGGAATcagatttattgtgttttgctCACCTTTAACACTGACTGGCACAACAAAAAGCGAGGCCTCTCTCCCTTCATTGTCTCCATCCAGGGGGAATTTCTTCATGTGCACCACACGTTTTCCTAAAAGACAAAATTGTGTTTAAACCAGCAGTCCCCAACCTGAGCGTCAGGATAAATCTGAAGGGAACCATGACAATGAAAAGgatttttactgtgaaatactGGACAATtataaaaaactattaaaatgaaacaagcagTCTGAGAAGCAGACTTCAGCCTTTGGTTGCACTGCCTGCATCTCATAAATATACGCAACCAGTAACAAGGGGTTGTGAGTAAACCTTTGCTTTCCCAAAAAATGGTTGCGAACCACTGGTTTTAATTAAAGTCAGTAGTCCCACACTTACCTATGAAGCCTTGGTTATTGGATATTGGTCTGATTGTTTCATCAACATAATCCAAAATGGATTTGGATTTGTCTCCTCCTGCATGGATCTTTGTCGCCAGGAggactttctttcttttcttctccttccctTCCAAAGGCACTTCACTCAACAGGATCTTCACAGACACCAGAGGAAACATGGAAACTGACAGTGAGATAAAATCTCTGGACTGGTGGGTTGAATATCTGGTTAGATGTCATTGGCTGTTGCAGCTGTCCACATTTTCAATgtaagaacatttatttattgaaaattgCATTATTAATGAGTTTAGGTTATTAACTGTCGTCAGCTGGTCAGGATTTATGATGTTAATTTAAGAAATTCTGTTAATTGTCAGTTTTACGTTAACTTCTCAAGAAAATTTAAATAAGACCAAACTAACAACTGTTAACGTCTAGCTTTTTCCTGTAGTTTTGGACTAAATGTTGAGGAGAGCATGACATCAACTGTCAGACTCGGCACATTTACCTCATAGGCTTTGGCTCTGTACTCCTTTGAGCTCAGGCTGACTTGACTCTTTGGGCGAATGACAGCCACAAACACATCCTCAAGGCTGTCCTCGTTGCCCATCGTGCTGACTTTTCCTCACTCCCGACAAAACATCCTACACAAGGGCCAAATGCTGTGGAGAGGCATGCCtgaaacacacaatcacagggGAAGAAAATGTTATCAGGACTGATGAGCGGAGTAAATTCATTCCAACAACACTGACATCCAGCTTGTTTATATCCCGGTTCAATATAGCTGTTCATCTCTAACTCACTATAGTCTTTATTTGATAACAGAGCCGGATTATCTGTTAATGCTTTCATACAGGTTGATCTTAATTAGAACCCAAATGATTAGTTGAATCatagagaaacaacagaaaattgaTAACCAACTATTCTGATAGTAAAATACTAATTTAAGTCATATTTCAAGCATAAACTGCTCCTGTTTCTCAGATTTGAGGATTCgcttttctttgtgttataGCAGTAAAGTAAACTAAGTAAACTAAGTATTTTAGGGTTTAGGACTGGTGGTTGGATCAAACAAGcgatttgaagatgtcacctcgGGCACTGGGAAACTGCAACAACACAgcaatttttcactattttcagtagggctgcaactcatgattatttacattatcaattaatctgtcaagtattttcttgattaaccGATCAGTTGTTCGGTCCatagaatgtcagaaaatggtgaaaaatgtcaatggCTGCTTCCCACAGCCCAACATGATGTCcttaaatgtcttcttttgtcccaatCACaaccacaacccaaagatatttagtttattataacagaggactaaagaaaccagaaaaaatattcacatctgagaagctggaaccagagaatttggctCACAACTTTTAATCAACTGTCAAATCAGTTGGCAATTAaacgttgcagctctaattttgacatttgataGAGCAAACAACTACTCAGTTAATCGAGACAACaaaaatttgattaatcaaaaataacaaacaattaTTAGTTTCAGCCATAATCTCAACTAGGACTGAGTGTTCTTGATGTCtcagaaaatattatttgtgTGGACACGAAAAGCCAAATAATCATCGCTCATTAACCTTGGTTAGAAAAGTCAACTAACTTGATAAATGAACTTAACAACATTTGATGTACATTATGGTTATAATTCTTTATAAAtgtaatacattatatttataacTTTTCATGCACAATATATAAAGCTTATACAACCTGAGACACTTGATACTGAGTGTTAAGATCGTACCTGTGATGCCTTATGGTTGCTGTTATAAGACATCAAAATACATTGAAAGCTTTGCTTCTTTCATTTTGCATCATGAGTAATGTGTGTAGTTAATGCATTTTGCAGGTGTCTGCAATAACAGGTTTTATCCACTCTAAGGACAAATGTTGACTGCAAGTGTTGTGTACAGCGATCAACAATgtaaaagagaaatgaaataaaatagaagCGAATAAAACTTTCATCTGACGGCTGTGGTTAACACATTAATAAGCATCAGTTCAGAAATCAGCTTGAGTTCAGAGGAGGGTCACGCCCCGGAAACCAAACGCTCTGTTGTCTTTAAACAATTATTGtatgttatatactgtattttacattacacattGAATTACTGGTTCTATCCACGGTTGATATATATTCTTCTTCACAccaaacaacttttttttttaactgaatcaACAGTTGTAGCCGGGATGCTACCGCTTTTTCCGCTAGTTGAGCCGCTGAAACTTACCGAAAGGGACGCGACGTTTTCCTCAAACAGCTTTCCACAAACTCCGTCTTTACGTCGGCCCTCACGGTGTTAAATGTGACAGTCCTCAGCCGGGACACTGATCCAGTTGAACTCCCACAGCAGATATTTGTGTTGAAGTAGTCGCAGGCCCATAATTTGGGGCTGGGCTGCAGAGACAAATAGAGGAGTCACGTTACGTTCACTTACAGCAGCTCCAGTTGGACAACAGAGAACTCTGGCGGTGCGGGGGAGTCAGTGCGGGCTGACGAAGAGAAACGTTATATATTACAGAGTATTTTAGGATGTAATGCCTAGATGCAAgtagtttttttagtttgagTACTTCTGGACCGGATGTAAAATGCATTCTAGCGGGATATTGGGCCTACGGACCTAATGATGTGGACTATACTACTAAAACAAGGGGTCATTATAATATGAATACaataatatgataaatataGGAACATTACAAGGATATTGTAAAATTACTGATTAAATTACTGATTTTTGGTGAGAGTGTTTTAttagtaacattttaatttctctgtttttctataGTATatagcagtggttctcaaagtggggtccgggaACCCCCAGGGGTCTTTGAGtgggttccagggggtcccttGCATAAAGGGTAATAATTTATTaccactataattccatccataagtaacacaatgacagaatgtatgactattttggtcatgagtttcatacactttgtgtaataaaacatctaagagccaaaatcttatcagatgagGGACCCTAGGACAAAATCTTGTcaatgggggtctgtggtctaatttgtgtcagtttaggggttcttgatatgaaaaagtttgagaaccactggtttagaGTCACAAAGTGTTCAGTAGcctataaaataaataaagcaacacCAGGAAATGAgtaattatttgattatatgcagacaaaatatataacataactCTGAAATTGTAAAATAATCCAAAACCcagctcttcttcttttctcaatAGCAGAGTTTTTCACTCTTATTTCTCAACAACATTTTTCACGTTGACTGTTGACCAATTATGGGATTGACTGTCCCTATAGCTATTAGATTATGTTAGTTCAATTCAGTTCAGCGAAATTCGGCTTGCAGCAGAGCACAGATAAACAATGAcgatacacacagacactgtaacaataaaatcaataaaaaaatgaattttggaGAGGACTAGATAAGATAAAGTGCTACAGTAAAGTATAGTATATTACCTTTTGT encodes:
- the krit1 gene encoding krev interaction trapped protein 1, translated to MGNEDSLEDVFVAVIRPKSQVSLSSKEYRAKAYEILLSEVPLEGKEKKRKKVLLATKIHAGGDKSKSILDYVDETIRPISNNQGFIGKRVVHMKKFPLDGDNEGREASLFVVPVSVKDNSKPVYSAGSPSFYCFQDIMRVCSETSTHFCPSTSKMLLALDKWLAEQHTVPHAIPALFRPAPMERVKTNVSNPAYSSEGKLSDEGLHMGYTALEIKSKMMSLEKADMCILNPLYGSDLQYTNRVDKVIINPYFGLGAPDYSKIQIPKREKWQHSPNCVTEDKERQWVDDFPLHRSACEGDTELLSKLLDSGFSVKQLDSDHWAPIHYACWHGKVEATKLLLEKGNCNPNLLNGQLSSPLHFAARGGHVEIVQLLLQHPEIDRHIEDQQKRSPLQVCEENKQNEWEETVKLLQQANSKPYEKVRIYRMDGSYRSVELKHGNNTTVQQIMEGMRLSQETQQYFTIWICSENLHLQLKPYHKPLQHLRIWTEIVTDLTVLDPQRETPQLFLRRDVRLPLDVEKKVEDPLAILILFDEARHCLLKGFFPAPDTKLITLASLLLQIIYGNYESKKHKQGFLNEENLKSIVPISKVKSKAYHWTNRILHEYKALSTSEGVSKEMHHLQRLFLQNCWDIPTYGAAFFTGQVYTKASASNHKVIRVYVGVNTKGLHLMNMETKVLLISLEYGTFMWQLGHADQYFQIHSGENKMNFIVHTKQAGLIVKLLMKLSGQITPNDKGASDKYAYG